A single genomic interval of Kosmotoga arenicorallina S304 harbors:
- a CDS encoding HD-GYP domain-containing protein encodes MRRKLIYVSVFLFVAIVALLGFYHLNITRFTERIESSKSALKLSVILLTEKLSYGYFQWTEFYEAVKKGETGFIEKNFSEILAGSSAVNSVEIINRPAAFSDKESLYKVVAKDSMNLIVYFNIFDDLLENVVDSKVVRADISLGEFLNAYGLSSLIEVNNSKTGTPLVFGLKYKFKTFPIKLLHIVSALSMALLSTLIVQRMIESEISAHYQTVGLEAIAFLFEQRDRYTANHSKKVAAISVALGKILGIKGKKLKTLERAALLHDIGKIGIPEEILTKRGKLTAEEYFIIKRHPEVGASVLGKIPYLKNLIPIILYHHERMDGSGYPEGLKKDEIPMLARVLAVADVFDALISDRPYRPAMNIKSAIKEMESMPLDQEIVSAFKNNIDYVLMNSAKQKMLTEQKLFVS; translated from the coding sequence ATGCGCAGAAAATTGATTTATGTATCTGTTTTTTTATTTGTGGCTATTGTTGCTCTTTTAGGATTTTATCATTTGAATATTACCAGGTTCACCGAAAGAATAGAAAGTAGTAAGAGCGCATTGAAGCTTTCTGTAATCTTGCTTACCGAAAAACTTTCTTATGGTTACTTCCAGTGGACAGAATTTTATGAAGCAGTTAAGAAAGGTGAGACAGGATTCATAGAGAAAAATTTCTCTGAAATTCTTGCCGGTTCTTCAGCAGTTAACTCAGTGGAAATTATTAATAGGCCCGCAGCATTTTCAGACAAAGAATCTCTTTATAAAGTTGTAGCGAAAGATAGTATGAATTTAATCGTATACTTCAATATATTTGACGACTTGTTGGAGAACGTGGTAGATAGCAAAGTTGTAAGAGCTGATATCTCTTTGGGGGAATTTTTAAATGCATATGGCTTATCAAGCTTGATAGAAGTCAATAATTCCAAAACAGGTACCCCCCTGGTATTTGGCTTGAAATATAAATTCAAGACTTTTCCAATTAAACTCCTTCATATAGTAAGCGCTTTATCTATGGCTCTATTGAGCACTTTGATAGTGCAAAGAATGATTGAGTCTGAAATCTCCGCACATTATCAAACTGTCGGTCTTGAAGCCATTGCTTTTCTTTTTGAACAGCGAGACCGATACACAGCAAATCATTCAAAAAAAGTAGCAGCAATTTCAGTTGCATTGGGAAAAATCTTGGGTATAAAAGGGAAAAAGTTGAAAACATTGGAAAGAGCGGCGCTTCTTCATGATATTGGAAAAATAGGAATACCAGAAGAAATTCTCACAAAAAGGGGAAAATTAACTGCTGAAGAATATTTTATAATTAAAAGGCATCCGGAAGTTGGCGCATCTGTGCTTGGCAAAATTCCATATCTGAAGAACTTGATTCCTATAATCTTGTATCACCATGAAAGGATGGATGGATCTGGTTATCCGGAAGGTCTTAAAAAAGACGAAATACCCATGCTTGCAAGGGTTTTAGCAGTTGCAGATGTTTTTGACGCACTGATAAGCGATAGGCCATACCGTCCTGCTATGAACATTAAAAGTGCTATTAAGGAAATGGAAAGCATGCCTCTTGATCAGGAAATCGTGAGCGCTTTTAAAAACAACATAGATTACGTATTAATGAATTCAGCAAAGCAAAAAATGCTTACTGAACAAAAGCTCTTTGTTTCATAG